One stretch of Schlesneria sp. DSM 10557 DNA includes these proteins:
- a CDS encoding N-acetylmuramoyl-L-alanine amidase yields the protein MNRSKKHALNEREARRVEGTPWCTSGTAWLVVKSLVATCLIVCSVGGTGCYQSTVVPPTASIPSSMRPNPIQTPPVESFSPPTMHPIDPITKKNPWKPDIESRDWSYIVLHHTAAESGSVESIHEEHLKRKDKNGKQWLGVGYHFVIGNGKGMGDGEIEPTFRWRQQMQGAHAGVADYNQLGIGIVLIGNFEESPPTKAQVAAVKKLVGILKRDYRIVGNKIVGHSDVKATECPGKYFPMSDVRDSIAFTGEEVSLQDSPRPSIPIRTVSRQIITKLDPVGLKVSPGELRK from the coding sequence ATGAACCGCAGCAAGAAGCACGCGCTGAATGAACGAGAGGCTCGACGTGTCGAAGGGACTCCCTGGTGCACGAGCGGGACAGCATGGCTGGTTGTGAAGTCTCTGGTGGCGACGTGTCTGATTGTTTGTAGTGTCGGAGGGACGGGCTGTTATCAATCGACTGTTGTCCCGCCAACCGCTTCGATTCCATCCTCGATGCGTCCAAACCCGATTCAGACGCCACCCGTGGAGTCATTCAGTCCTCCCACAATGCATCCGATCGACCCGATCACGAAGAAGAACCCCTGGAAGCCGGACATCGAATCACGCGACTGGAGTTACATCGTTCTGCATCACACGGCTGCCGAAAGCGGAAGTGTGGAAAGTATTCACGAAGAGCATCTGAAGCGCAAAGACAAGAATGGCAAACAATGGCTGGGCGTCGGTTACCACTTTGTCATTGGCAACGGTAAGGGGATGGGCGACGGAGAAATCGAGCCCACATTTCGCTGGAGACAGCAAATGCAGGGTGCCCATGCCGGAGTGGCGGATTATAACCAGCTTGGGATTGGCATCGTTCTGATTGGAAATTTCGAAGAATCACCACCGACAAAAGCCCAGGTAGCTGCGGTCAAAAAGCTGGTGGGAATCCTGAAAAGAGACTACCGCATCGTAGGAAACAAGATTGTGGGGCATAGCGATGTGAAAGCGACGGAATGCCCGGGGAAGTATTTTCCCATGAGCGACGTTCGTGACAGCATTGCGTTCACTGGCGAAGAAGTCAGTCTGCAGGATTCGCCTCGACCCTCGATCCCCATCCGGACAGTCTCTCGACAAATCATTACAAAACTCGACCCGGTCGGACTGAAAGTGTCCCCAGGAGAACTGCGGAAATGA
- a CDS encoding enolase C-terminal domain-like protein: protein MSKATDIRIKSAACAVETIPFRAPLKFGGRVIEKTLQLNVDVEVESRDGKRHSSGFGSMPLGNVWSWPSDKVTPDQSEALMLRFAEEVVELAGNCTEYGHPIDLVYHLSGEYDHLAKRLAQQMKLAEPMPELAQLVAASPFDAALHDAYGQIHNRNSFDTLTSKFMNYDLAYYLDATFKGEYLDKYTLREPKERMPLYHLVGALDPLTDAEVTKKIGDGLPETLEQWIAYNGLTHLKIKLAGDNFDWDVARTLAVNACAEQAQAKRGCTQWFYSVDFNEKCQNAAYVVDFLNKVKSEAPAAFDRIQYVEQPTHRDLRANPDNKMHEAAKLKPIVIDESLVDYDSLLLAREQGYTGAALKACKGQTETLLLSAAAQKFDMFLCVQDLTCPGYSFLHSASIAAHLPGIAAIEGNARQYCPAGNKPWAKRFPTMFEITDGTVGTGVLNGVGLGI from the coding sequence ATGTCGAAAGCGACGGACATCCGCATTAAGAGTGCCGCTTGCGCCGTTGAAACCATCCCGTTCCGGGCACCGCTGAAATTTGGCGGTCGCGTCATCGAAAAAACACTTCAGCTGAATGTCGATGTTGAAGTCGAGTCGCGTGATGGAAAGCGCCACTCCAGCGGTTTCGGTAGCATGCCCCTGGGTAATGTCTGGTCATGGCCGTCTGACAAAGTGACGCCCGATCAGAGCGAAGCACTGATGCTGCGATTCGCAGAGGAAGTGGTCGAACTCGCAGGAAACTGCACGGAATATGGCCACCCGATCGACCTGGTCTATCATCTGTCTGGTGAATATGACCATCTCGCAAAGCGCCTGGCTCAGCAAATGAAGCTGGCCGAGCCGATGCCCGAACTGGCCCAGCTTGTGGCAGCCAGTCCGTTCGATGCCGCACTGCATGACGCTTATGGTCAAATCCATAATCGCAATAGCTTCGACACACTGACGTCGAAATTCATGAACTATGATCTGGCTTACTATCTGGATGCCACCTTCAAAGGGGAATATCTCGATAAGTACACGCTGCGTGAACCCAAAGAGCGCATGCCGCTGTATCACCTTGTCGGAGCCCTCGATCCGCTGACCGACGCGGAAGTCACAAAGAAGATTGGTGACGGTCTGCCTGAAACGCTTGAACAGTGGATCGCCTACAACGGCTTGACCCACCTCAAGATCAAGCTGGCAGGTGATAACTTCGACTGGGACGTCGCCCGCACGCTCGCCGTCAATGCCTGTGCCGAACAAGCCCAGGCGAAACGGGGCTGCACGCAATGGTTCTACTCGGTCGACTTCAATGAGAAGTGTCAGAATGCGGCCTACGTCGTCGATTTCCTGAACAAGGTGAAATCCGAAGCGCCAGCCGCCTTCGACCGGATCCAGTACGTTGAACAGCCCACACACCGGGACTTGCGTGCCAATCCCGACAACAAGATGCATGAAGCGGCCAAGCTCAAGCCGATCGTCATCGATGAATCGCTCGTCGATTACGACAGCCTGCTGCTGGCTCGCGAGCAAGGCTATACCGGCGCCGCCCTCAAGGCCTGTAAAGGACAGACCGAAACACTGCTGCTGAGCGCCGCCGCTCAGAAGTTTGACATGTTCCTGTGTGTCCAGGATCTGACCTGTCCCGGGTACTCATTCCTGCATTCCGCCAGCATCGCAGCACACCTTCCCGGCATCGCTGCGATCGAAGGAAATGCCCGACAGTACTGCCCGGCCGGAAACAAACCCTGGGCCAAGCGATTCCCGACCATGTTCGAAATCACGGACGGGACAGTCGGTACCGGCGTCCTCAATGGAGTAGGGTTGGGGATCTAA
- a CDS encoding adenylosuccinate synthase has protein sequence MSVTSVVGLQWGDEAKGKIVDFLTDSHEVVVRYQGGNNAGHTVKFDGQTYKLSLLPTGILRPGVTAVIGNGLVVNPDALLKEMKSLTDRGVRVDGGNLLVSDRAHVILPYHIIEDAIFEKRRGDNAIGTTGRGIGTCYRDKAGRSHAIRIGDLYHRETFRAKLAEIVAFKNLTLKSLDPSITPLDADAIYEAYVAFADKLAPHVVDTTAWLHKALKQKKNVLFEGAQGSLLDVDHGTFPFVTSSNSSAAGIHSGSGVPQRAITRMIGVVKAYTTRVGGGPFPTELNDEIGQHIRDVGHEYGTVTGRPRRCGWFDAVATAYGARVCGVDQIAVMLLDVLAQLDELNICEAYEIRGERTTDFPSHVEDLEVAKPIFRKIPGWKKDITGARKLSDLPAGARQYVDTVSELLEVPAKFISIGPDREQTILL, from the coding sequence GTGTCAGTGACTTCAGTCGTAGGTCTGCAATGGGGCGATGAAGCCAAGGGAAAGATCGTCGATTTCCTGACGGATTCGCATGAAGTTGTCGTGCGGTACCAGGGGGGCAACAACGCCGGTCATACGGTCAAGTTTGACGGCCAAACCTACAAGTTGTCCCTGCTGCCGACAGGCATTCTGCGTCCCGGTGTCACCGCCGTCATTGGCAATGGCCTGGTCGTGAATCCCGACGCGCTTCTCAAAGAGATGAAGTCGCTGACCGACCGTGGTGTTCGCGTCGACGGCGGAAATCTGCTCGTGAGCGATCGTGCTCACGTCATTCTGCCGTATCACATCATCGAAGACGCTATCTTTGAAAAACGGCGGGGCGATAACGCCATCGGAACGACCGGACGCGGAATCGGAACCTGCTATCGCGACAAAGCAGGGCGCAGTCACGCGATCCGCATTGGCGACCTCTATCATCGCGAAACATTCCGTGCCAAGCTGGCCGAGATTGTGGCGTTCAAGAATCTGACGCTGAAATCGCTTGATCCATCGATCACTCCGCTGGACGCCGATGCGATCTATGAGGCCTACGTCGCATTTGCCGATAAGCTGGCGCCACACGTCGTTGATACGACGGCCTGGTTGCATAAGGCTTTGAAGCAGAAAAAGAATGTCCTGTTCGAAGGGGCTCAGGGAAGCCTGCTGGACGTCGATCATGGAACGTTCCCGTTCGTCACCAGCTCCAACAGCTCGGCGGCCGGGATTCACAGCGGCAGCGGAGTTCCCCAGCGTGCGATCACGCGGATGATTGGTGTCGTCAAGGCGTACACGACGCGGGTCGGTGGCGGTCCTTTCCCGACGGAACTCAACGACGAGATTGGACAGCACATTCGGGATGTGGGGCATGAGTATGGTACGGTCACCGGACGGCCTCGCCGTTGCGGCTGGTTCGATGCCGTGGCAACGGCTTACGGAGCACGCGTTTGTGGCGTCGATCAGATCGCTGTCATGCTGCTTGACGTGCTGGCGCAGCTCGACGAACTGAATATCTGTGAGGCGTACGAAATTCGGGGTGAGCGGACAACCGACTTTCCGTCGCACGTCGAAGACCTGGAAGTGGCGAAACCGATCTTCCGCAAGATTCCAGGCTGGAAGAAGGATATTACCGGCGCTCGCAAGTTGAGCGATCTTCCGGCAGGGGCACGGCAGTACGTGGATACGGTCAGCGAATTGCTGGAGGTGCCGGCCAAATTTATCAGCATTGGCCCCGATCGCGAGCAGACCATTCTGCTCTGA
- a CDS encoding PVC-type heme-binding CxxCH protein, with protein sequence MRMLTTLAFLVAHSSSILLGQIPTPDDAPQPQAPQAAAKLFRLPAGMRMQLVASEPLIREPSGVCFDEQGRLFVCELHGFNLDGQIDIDELNQTGKLDKVVRRFFVPEHVEEAAKAGTYGTVKQLVDTDGDGQMDRADVWADRLPACFGICPARGGVIVVCAPDIIFLADRDGDGTAEVREVLFTGFATGVLDRRMGNPQWGLDDWIYVGRPHRDATITGPHLPAPVPLPDTDFRIKADGSAIEPVSGAVGGLGHTFTEGGDRFISSIGWPAHFVVPLPWHSLARNPYVVTPSLSMQVFPDRRVYPTSKAHPWRTKRADDPGFSKFYTDGYGIAESAPNGYFTSCCGPLVYQDSVLPGLKGHLLACEPAQNLIHRSVVERDGLKLTLNRAPGEESSEFLTTVDSWFHPIALSHGPDGSVWVTDFYREIIEDYSAIPRYLQQQYGVTNGKDHGRIWKITSDQTHPVPSADMSRMTPEELAAEVGSELFWRRETARRLLIERKERLAAPALVRLARESHQPAAVINAIHTLDGLEELSPELLETLLSHPDGGVRRQVLQLAESRFADSPALFNRALELAEDPEGYVQLQLALSLGVSPDARVLPVLAKLARQQGSDPWVSTAILSSLANRGGEFLTVLLDHPETLGEARGFLKPLCFAIGARRNEQELSQSLTRICRLENPDVQVVALRGIRSSFEIATDLTLTSEARNEAKSLTGSDNLEVQSLAKELVRLMKLETEEERSARLARLQEQTQDVTLNVDHRLAAIGELASENEDSIAQTLVNALPSATPRVSEAILGAVFSRRDRIPVLLDAIEQKIVPASLVSAVHRAVLLDDKDDAVRQRAGKLLTVTNSAALEAYPRFTAALQETRDPVHGHQVFRDVCGKCHQAHGVGFAVGPDLSSEFQRAEETIIKDILSPSETISPGYMTYTISTNSGQVFTGLLGSESPTSVTLKQPEGKQQVILRNEIDELRVSSISLMPEDLVKSLKPKDVADAIAWLRQPQQRVVLLDDNPSMAMSLSEGEGTAEFVTTEKFAGESCLRITPPQRYSARIKGWEFRIREKPVVGEYRYLRFAWKSPQASGVMLELADEGLWPPAEEPLRRYFAGKNLTAWQAVGLAPRPPGDWVVITRDLWQDFGDFTLTGIAPTAIGGPAFFDRIELLRTVDESSAGGAQE encoded by the coding sequence ATGCGGATGTTGACGACGCTGGCGTTTCTGGTGGCACACAGTTCATCAATACTGCTGGGGCAAATACCCACTCCCGACGATGCTCCGCAGCCCCAGGCGCCGCAAGCAGCGGCCAAACTGTTCCGTCTTCCTGCCGGGATGCGAATGCAACTTGTCGCCAGCGAACCGCTGATCCGCGAACCGTCGGGGGTCTGCTTTGACGAGCAGGGACGCCTGTTTGTCTGCGAGTTGCACGGATTTAACCTCGACGGTCAGATCGACATCGACGAACTCAATCAGACCGGGAAGCTCGATAAGGTCGTGCGGCGTTTTTTTGTCCCCGAACATGTCGAAGAAGCGGCCAAAGCCGGGACCTATGGTACCGTCAAACAATTGGTGGATACCGATGGTGATGGCCAGATGGATCGGGCTGACGTCTGGGCGGATCGATTGCCCGCCTGTTTCGGGATTTGTCCAGCGCGGGGTGGTGTGATCGTTGTCTGCGCTCCGGACATTATTTTTCTGGCAGATCGGGATGGGGACGGAACCGCTGAGGTGCGTGAAGTCCTTTTCACTGGATTTGCCACCGGCGTTCTGGACCGTCGCATGGGGAATCCGCAATGGGGATTGGACGACTGGATCTACGTGGGTCGTCCGCACCGGGACGCCACGATTACCGGCCCGCATCTGCCGGCGCCCGTTCCGCTTCCTGACACGGATTTCCGCATCAAGGCTGACGGTTCCGCGATCGAGCCGGTCAGTGGGGCGGTCGGCGGTTTGGGGCACACCTTCACCGAAGGGGGAGACCGCTTTATCAGTTCTATCGGCTGGCCTGCGCACTTTGTCGTACCACTTCCGTGGCATTCTCTCGCACGTAATCCGTATGTCGTGACGCCATCGCTTTCGATGCAAGTCTTTCCCGATCGTCGGGTGTATCCGACCAGCAAAGCCCACCCCTGGAGAACCAAACGAGCGGATGACCCAGGTTTCTCGAAGTTCTATACGGACGGCTACGGAATTGCCGAGTCCGCACCGAATGGCTACTTCACCTCGTGTTGCGGTCCGCTGGTCTACCAGGATTCCGTGTTGCCCGGACTGAAGGGCCACTTGCTGGCGTGTGAACCGGCGCAGAATTTGATCCACCGATCTGTGGTGGAACGGGACGGTCTGAAACTGACATTGAACCGCGCCCCGGGCGAGGAATCGTCGGAATTCCTCACGACGGTTGATTCCTGGTTCCATCCGATTGCACTGTCGCACGGACCTGACGGAAGTGTCTGGGTGACGGACTTCTATCGCGAAATTATCGAGGATTACTCGGCCATTCCTCGGTATCTGCAACAGCAGTATGGTGTGACGAATGGGAAGGATCATGGACGAATCTGGAAAATCACCTCTGACCAGACGCACCCGGTCCCGTCGGCCGACATGAGCCGAATGACTCCGGAAGAGCTTGCCGCAGAAGTGGGCTCGGAATTGTTCTGGAGACGTGAAACCGCTCGACGATTGTTGATTGAGCGAAAGGAGAGGCTGGCTGCACCCGCTCTGGTTCGACTGGCGCGCGAGAGCCACCAACCTGCGGCGGTGATCAACGCCATTCATACCCTGGATGGTCTTGAGGAACTTTCCCCTGAATTGCTCGAAACGCTGCTGTCCCATCCGGACGGGGGTGTGCGGCGACAAGTGCTTCAGCTTGCGGAGAGTCGATTTGCAGACTCACCTGCACTATTCAATCGGGCGCTGGAACTGGCGGAGGACCCCGAGGGATATGTTCAATTGCAACTGGCTTTGTCGCTGGGCGTCAGCCCGGATGCGCGTGTGTTGCCAGTCCTCGCCAAATTGGCGCGGCAACAGGGAAGTGACCCATGGGTTTCGACCGCAATTCTCAGTTCGCTGGCCAATCGAGGAGGGGAGTTTCTGACGGTACTGCTCGACCATCCCGAGACTCTGGGCGAGGCACGCGGCTTCCTGAAACCACTTTGCTTTGCAATTGGGGCACGGCGGAACGAACAGGAGCTGAGTCAATCGCTCACGCGGATCTGCCGTCTTGAGAATCCGGACGTGCAGGTTGTGGCCCTTCGCGGAATCCGGTCCAGTTTTGAGATTGCCACCGATCTGACGCTGACGAGCGAAGCACGGAACGAGGCTAAGTCGCTCACCGGAAGCGATAACCTCGAAGTCCAATCGCTGGCGAAAGAACTTGTCCGCCTGATGAAGCTCGAAACCGAGGAAGAACGTTCCGCACGCCTGGCCCGCTTGCAGGAACAGACGCAGGACGTAACCTTGAACGTGGACCATCGGCTGGCCGCGATCGGTGAGCTTGCATCAGAAAATGAGGATTCCATCGCACAGACTTTGGTGAATGCACTGCCGTCCGCAACGCCTCGAGTGAGTGAAGCGATCCTGGGCGCGGTCTTCTCTCGACGAGACCGCATCCCTGTCCTGCTGGACGCGATTGAGCAGAAAATCGTGCCGGCATCGCTGGTGTCGGCCGTCCATCGGGCGGTCCTGCTGGACGATAAAGACGACGCCGTCCGTCAACGTGCCGGAAAGCTGTTGACGGTAACGAATTCGGCCGCGCTCGAAGCGTATCCTCGTTTCACCGCAGCGCTGCAGGAAACCCGTGATCCGGTTCATGGGCATCAGGTTTTTCGGGACGTGTGCGGCAAATGCCATCAGGCGCATGGTGTCGGTTTTGCTGTCGGGCCCGACTTGAGTTCTGAATTTCAGCGGGCGGAAGAGACCATCATCAAGGACATTCTCTCCCCGAGCGAAACGATTTCACCCGGTTATATGACGTACACAATCTCGACGAACTCCGGGCAGGTGTTCACGGGGCTACTGGGGTCCGAATCCCCGACCAGCGTGACTTTGAAGCAACCTGAGGGAAAGCAGCAGGTTATCCTGCGGAACGAGATCGATGAACTACGGGTCTCGTCGATTTCGCTGATGCCAGAGGACCTCGTTAAGTCGCTGAAGCCAAAGGATGTGGCGGACGCGATCGCGTGGTTGAGGCAACCTCAGCAGCGTGTGGTGCTACTCGATGACAACCCGAGCATGGCGATGTCGCTGTCAGAAGGGGAGGGGACGGCCGAGTTCGTGACGACCGAGAAATTCGCCGGCGAATCGTGCCTCAGAATTACCCCTCCGCAGCGGTATTCAGCCCGGATCAAAGGTTGGGAGTTTCGAATTCGCGAGAAGCCCGTGGTGGGGGAATATCGTTATCTGCGGTTTGCCTGGAAATCCCCTCAGGCCTCGGGGGTCATGCTGGAACTGGCCGATGAGGGGCTGTGGCCCCCGGCTGAGGAGCCGCTGCGCAGGTACTTCGCGGGAAAGAATCTGACCGCATGGCAGGCGGTGGGACTGGCACCCCGTCCTCCCGGTGACTGGGTCGTCATCACGCGCGATTTGTGGCAGGACTTCGGTGATTTTACCCTCACTGGAATTGCGCCCACGGCAATTGGAGGGCCCGCTTTCTTTGATCGGATTGAACTTCTCAGGACAGTGGACGAGTCGTCGGCCGGGGGAGCGCAAGAGTAA
- the truD gene encoding tRNA pseudouridine(13) synthase TruD — protein sequence MKLKSLPEDFEVEELSDFPMDGGPFAVYLLTKRSLGTPEAITAICHRWNFPRKVISYGGLKDKHAVTRQWVTILRGPRRDFREENFSLTYQGQASRPFEPQDIAANRFHIVMRNLTPDAARRILSCRESLERYGVPNYYDDQRFGSLGESGEFIAQPWCQGNYERALWLAIAEPNSHDRPNDRDEKEIIRHFWGDWVACKGALRKSSARSIVTYLVDHPERFREAFALLRQDMRSLWLAAFQSNIWNRCLAATLQQHVSPDHCFPVSLATADVPFFTALSDSADQALRNLQLPLPSARLHLEPGPLLDLYEQVLSPLGLALRELRVKYPRDSFFSKGERQAVIKPQKLRMHQADHDDQNEGRQRLTLEFILPRGAYATIIVKRLTLFPS from the coding sequence ATGAAGCTTAAAAGTTTGCCTGAAGACTTCGAGGTCGAAGAACTCAGTGATTTCCCCATGGATGGCGGCCCGTTTGCCGTCTATCTGCTGACCAAGCGGTCGCTCGGCACCCCGGAAGCGATTACGGCCATCTGTCACCGCTGGAATTTCCCCCGTAAGGTCATCAGCTATGGCGGCCTGAAGGACAAGCACGCCGTCACCCGCCAGTGGGTCACGATCCTGCGCGGTCCCCGCCGTGACTTCCGTGAAGAAAACTTTTCACTGACCTACCAGGGCCAGGCCAGCCGCCCGTTTGAGCCACAGGATATCGCCGCCAACCGATTTCATATCGTAATGCGAAACCTGACCCCCGATGCCGCGCGGCGAATCCTGAGCTGCCGGGAATCGCTCGAACGTTACGGCGTCCCCAATTATTACGACGATCAGCGATTCGGCTCCCTCGGGGAATCAGGCGAATTCATCGCGCAGCCCTGGTGCCAGGGGAACTACGAACGAGCACTCTGGCTCGCCATCGCAGAGCCCAACTCGCATGACCGGCCGAACGACCGGGATGAGAAGGAGATCATTCGTCATTTCTGGGGTGACTGGGTCGCGTGCAAAGGTGCCCTCAGAAAATCTTCCGCTCGCAGCATTGTGACGTATCTGGTTGATCACCCCGAACGATTTCGCGAGGCCTTCGCCCTGCTTCGGCAGGACATGCGCAGCCTCTGGCTGGCCGCCTTTCAAAGCAACATCTGGAACCGGTGCCTGGCGGCGACGCTGCAGCAGCATGTCTCGCCCGACCACTGCTTCCCTGTCTCTCTCGCCACGGCCGACGTCCCCTTCTTTACCGCGCTGAGCGACAGCGCGGATCAGGCCCTGCGGAACCTGCAACTCCCTCTGCCGTCAGCGCGTTTGCATCTGGAACCGGGCCCTCTGCTGGATCTGTATGAACAGGTCCTCAGTCCGCTGGGTCTCGCCCTGCGCGAACTTCGTGTGAAGTATCCACGTGATAGCTTTTTCTCCAAAGGAGAACGACAAGCGGTGATCAAACCGCAAAAACTGAGGATGCACCAGGCAGACCACGACGACCAGAACGAAGGCCGTCAGCGTCTCACGCTGGAGTTCATCCTGCCCCGAGGCGCCTACGCCACAATCATCGTGAAAAGACTGACGTTGTTTCCCAGTTGA
- a CDS encoding type II toxin-antitoxin system VapC family toxin translates to MTHIRDTNAFVDHLRRGPNSKVTASLLAAPPGSVYLCSVVLAELIFGAIRSGPAHEASNRAMVARLQAQFLPLPFDDLAAEEYGKLRAYLTSAGRLIGPNDLMIAAVALANRMTLVTHNLSEFRQVPGLLLEDWQ, encoded by the coding sequence ATGACTCACATTCGTGATACGAACGCATTTGTAGATCACCTGCGGCGCGGACCGAACTCCAAAGTGACAGCGAGTCTGCTCGCGGCACCTCCAGGTTCCGTTTACCTGTGTTCCGTTGTACTGGCCGAGCTGATTTTCGGGGCCATTCGCAGCGGCCCCGCTCATGAGGCCTCCAATCGAGCAATGGTCGCTCGACTCCAGGCACAGTTCTTGCCGCTTCCGTTTGACGATTTGGCTGCGGAAGAATATGGCAAGCTGCGAGCTTACCTGACGTCTGCCGGTCGACTGATCGGTCCGAACGATCTGATGATCGCCGCAGTCGCGTTGGCCAACCGAATGACGCTGGTAACCCACAATTTATCTGAGTTCCGTCAAGTTCCCGGGTTGCTGCTTGAAGACTGGCAGTGA
- a CDS encoding DUF1559 domain-containing protein → MWSGRWIGAIASLLMLVLLAAVALPAIQQARESARRTQSKNNLKQLGLALHNYASTYDILPPGGVFNAEGRAFHGWTTFIAPYIEASPFYNGVNINIPWDHPDQLKYFQRYPGDAYLNPSIGSGRLDDGLKRNHYSGSDLVFYRNSSTSFSDLTNGTAHTLLVGDAKGMFQPFGYPYEWRSVALGLNTTEEGFGSPVREITQMLLADGSVREFSHHSDQDLFLKLRGVNAKWDHSAPDVSKPAGVYHLSEPLVSLWSDPKRSDCIIGVQNESRHIVRAWIHDSETSWNSSVATTLDGPAQVLKKYQSLRVLDLGYSLTDRGLRLIEGLPDLEEIKVGGRATTNRGLEILSRCRRLKHLEIGAARFGDHSWSLLAKLPKLESVIIGEPAGDTYSFSTKSVVAFLDERPDCRVQVGQGLSPQKIRDLAKSGEPWPPYRYGK, encoded by the coding sequence ATGTGGTCAGGCCGCTGGATTGGCGCAATCGCCTCGTTGCTGATGCTCGTGCTCCTGGCCGCGGTGGCACTGCCGGCTATTCAGCAGGCTCGCGAGTCGGCACGTCGCACGCAGTCGAAGAACAATTTGAAGCAGCTCGGACTGGCGCTTCATAACTATGCGAGTACGTACGACATATTACCACCTGGTGGCGTCTTCAACGCCGAAGGACGTGCATTTCACGGGTGGACGACATTCATTGCTCCTTACATTGAAGCCAGCCCTTTCTACAACGGTGTGAACATCAACATCCCGTGGGACCATCCTGACCAACTTAAGTATTTTCAACGCTATCCAGGCGACGCGTATCTCAATCCCTCGATTGGATCTGGTCGGCTCGATGATGGGTTGAAACGGAATCACTATTCGGGAAGTGATCTGGTCTTCTATCGCAATAGTTCGACCTCGTTCTCGGATCTAACGAATGGAACGGCCCACACGCTGCTGGTGGGAGATGCGAAAGGAATGTTTCAGCCATTCGGCTATCCCTACGAATGGCGAAGTGTGGCGTTGGGGCTGAATACCACTGAGGAAGGTTTCGGTAGCCCGGTGCGTGAGATCACTCAGATGCTGCTGGCCGATGGAAGTGTTCGCGAATTCAGTCACCACAGTGATCAGGATCTGTTCCTCAAGTTGCGCGGCGTTAATGCCAAATGGGATCATTCGGCCCCGGATGTCTCCAAACCGGCGGGGGTTTATCATCTTTCGGAACCATTGGTGAGCTTGTGGAGTGACCCGAAACGGAGTGACTGCATCATCGGAGTTCAGAATGAGTCGAGGCATATTGTGCGAGCCTGGATTCATGACTCAGAGACGTCTTGGAATAGCTCGGTGGCGACGACGCTGGATGGACCGGCACAAGTCCTCAAGAAATATCAGTCCTTGCGGGTGCTCGACCTAGGTTACTCCCTGACTGATCGGGGTCTTCGATTGATTGAGGGCCTGCCTGATTTAGAGGAAATCAAGGTCGGGGGACGGGCGACGACGAATCGCGGTCTGGAAATTCTGTCCCGTTGCCGTCGACTCAAGCATCTAGAAATCGGCGCGGCTCGCTTCGGAGACCACAGTTGGAGTTTGCTCGCCAAGTTACCCAAACTGGAATCTGTCATAATCGGTGAACCTGCGGGTGATACTTACAGCTTTTCGACTAAGTCCGTGGTCGCGTTCCTGGATGAGAGGCCCGACTGTAGGGTCCAGGTTGGACAGGGGCTGAGCCCTCAGAAAATCCGTGACTTGGCAAAGTCGGGTGAGCCATGGCCGCCCTACCGATATGGGAAATGA
- a CDS encoding protein-tyrosine-phosphatase, which produces MRTNSFTNLLTLSLVALLAITTTPARSAEPTPMRFTPPLQSYLESRASEFDQISDDRKALLKKLALHVQKRIQADQPARLTFICTHNSRRSQISQVWAATAARYYGIQGVETFSGGTETTAFNPRAVAAMQRTGLDIRTRNEPPAAGEETNPRYEIHFPQDEQPLICFSKVYNQAPNPQKDFCAVMCCSHADMNCPVVAGCSLRVSLPYEDPKESDGRPDEGATYDERCEQICREMMYVFSQVTR; this is translated from the coding sequence ATGCGAACAAACTCATTCACGAACTTACTGACTCTCAGCCTCGTCGCGTTACTGGCCATCACGACGACGCCGGCGAGGAGTGCCGAGCCAACACCAATGCGATTTACCCCACCGCTCCAGTCGTACCTGGAATCCCGTGCGAGCGAGTTTGATCAGATTTCCGATGATCGAAAGGCCTTGCTCAAAAAACTGGCCCTGCATGTGCAGAAACGAATTCAAGCCGATCAACCGGCCCGCTTGACGTTTATCTGCACGCACAACTCGCGGCGCAGCCAGATCTCCCAGGTCTGGGCAGCGACCGCGGCTCGCTACTACGGCATCCAAGGGGTTGAAACGTTTTCCGGCGGGACAGAAACGACCGCCTTCAACCCTCGAGCGGTGGCGGCGATGCAGCGAACGGGGCTCGACATCCGGACCAGGAATGAGCCCCCCGCTGCTGGCGAGGAGACCAACCCGCGTTATGAGATTCACTTCCCGCAGGATGAGCAGCCACTGATCTGCTTCTCCAAAGTCTACAACCAAGCCCCGAACCCGCAGAAAGACTTCTGCGCCGTGATGTGCTGCTCGCACGCGGACATGAACTGCCCCGTCGTTGCCGGCTGTTCGCTCCGCGTTTCGCTTCCCTACGAAGACCCCAAGGAATCAGATGGTCGCCCTGATGAAGGGGCGACGTACGATGAGCGTTGCGAGCAGATCTGCCGTGAGATGATGTACGTCTTCTCGCAGGTCACGCGATAA